Within Hydrogenophaga sp. PAMC20947, the genomic segment GGACTTCCTGCGCACGCGCCTGGGGACTTTGCCGCACGAGGTGTTTGCGGTGGTGCACCTGGACGCTCAGAACCGCGTGCTGGACTACGTCGAGATGTTCCGGGGCACGGTAAGTCAGACATCGGTCTACCCGCGCGAAGTAGTGCGCGATGCCCTTCTTCGCAACAGCTGCGCTCTGTTACTCGTGCACAACCATCCTTCGGGCGTGGCCGATCCTTCTAAGGCCGACGAATTCCTGACGCAAACGCTGAAGCAGGCTGCAGCGCTCATCGATGTGCGGGTGCTGGACCACTTCATCGTGGCGGGCAGTGCGGTGCAGTCGATGGCCGAAAAAGGTCTGGTCTGACCCATGGGCCCTCGGGCCCATTTTTGTTTTGTGTTCAACAGCGCGCGGTGCGCGGGCACAGGGGAGGGCGGAGCATGGCCGGATCCCCTGTTCGCCTTTCCTCGCACCGACTGCTTTGTCACTCCGAGTGACAAGTCGACTGGG encodes:
- the radC gene encoding DNA repair protein RadC; translation: MQHDLFSSLDSFQTLSVGASALLVRDVAGGYRAAEADEVLLAAQRLLAAHVRGSDVMSSPAVVKDFLRTRLGTLPHEVFAVVHLDAQNRVLDYVEMFRGTVSQTSVYPREVVRDALLRNSCALLLVHNHPSGVADPSKADEFLTQTLKQAAALIDVRVLDHFIVAGSAVQSMAEKGLV